Proteins encoded together in one Coleofasciculus chthonoplastes PCC 7420 window:
- a CDS encoding ATP-binding response regulator, translating into MSTPSLKECAASVPICSQTTDLTALLEIFHASGSDSIVVVSEQHYPLGVVNLRQVMPHLLTGATSAATLGTTATRDFSQRLSELEPSVIEPLEILPASLTISQFWTILTDLGRGRPDTPFDTSTIPYPEGSRQWALVEPNGRFLGLLNSWQLLKFLAPLPQTEDVETSHGTFLRQGGFCTNATINSQKKVSLPTPTNHSLESRKGFPNAQSPLIQLLEQLPLPLSLQTATGQILSENRAWRQQIGLSWEQPTGIESTSVESPSNVGILSHNTQPDSTRYCANGQTNPQVTEPLAVAEPNPTHKPLNSREKPVTWGVGDQTQPTFTSPRAMGFDCAGDRTHLMTPHAQHPELESPATSQYPQDSHRDGETLEMTKKIQDRQFVLTKMPLPPSLFPELTTEDWKDTPWKDTPWHVCTQPDTANPTIPKNTLNPPNSQLWLVMAQDATTQQQVAQELTAKNADLVQLNRLKDEFLAYISHELKTPLTAVLGLSTLLKDQLLGELNERQARYARLIYQNGRQLMAVVNDILDLTRMETGQLELTLEPVQIQSLCDRAYQQALQVYSDNNPNHEGATPDISFVLDIEPGLDTIIADELRLRQMLAHLLSNALKFTDSQNTVGLKVNNQDGWIAFTIWDTGIGIPEDKQHLIFQKFQQLEEPLTRQFEGTGLGLVLTQRLARLHGGDISFISKNGNGSEFTLLLPPCPPSGKDLAETEDWGQTNTNVPSPNRNRLVLIVETVPRYLESLTVQLKHLGYWVVNARSGPEALSKARSLQPSIILLNPLLPQVSGWDVLTLLKSDPQTRHIPILVTATQAEKEQADQNNADGFLSLPVQEEALATSLIHLGKHQPPATQVLTLLYVSAGLVEVPPESSRLISQLTDILSCQHSDLRYRVLEADDLEQAELLARVWHPDIVLLDGAGINDAPGYFKTYLLYPTLADLPLITLDHQTTQAANQAIGLSVYPCLAPDNPQKITTLLEVIQIAAGVSRKSSLLIFDLGDTQGISPNGFNTNPVTPYTPWLRALIQYLQATGFRSLLSHCWSDVYHQLQQQMVDVLLIRIKDIRDYSGVVQGLRSLSQIPNRPPILLLDHRLPDLSLNVGVSESDQIMIEFESQLQSLATKILPGRSYSMSQLLEQIYLVLA; encoded by the coding sequence ATGTCAACTCCCAGTTTAAAAGAATGTGCTGCTTCTGTTCCGATTTGTTCCCAAACCACTGATCTAACTGCCCTACTGGAGATTTTTCACGCATCAGGGAGTGACTCGATTGTTGTGGTCAGTGAGCAGCACTATCCTCTGGGAGTCGTGAATCTGCGACAGGTTATGCCCCATCTCCTGACCGGGGCGACGTCAGCAGCAACTCTAGGAACAACCGCAACTAGAGATTTCTCTCAACGGCTCTCGGAATTGGAACCCTCTGTAATTGAACCCCTAGAGATTCTACCAGCATCGTTGACAATCAGCCAGTTCTGGACTATCTTAACCGACTTGGGTAGGGGAAGACCAGACACACCATTCGATACATCCACCATTCCCTACCCGGAAGGTTCCAGACAATGGGCATTAGTCGAACCCAATGGTAGATTTTTGGGACTGCTCAATAGCTGGCAATTATTGAAATTCTTAGCACCATTACCCCAGACTGAGGATGTAGAGACGTCACATGGAACGTTTCTACGTCAGGGCGGGTTCTGCACAAACGCTACCATCAATAGCCAAAAGAAAGTTTCATTACCCACCCCGACAAACCATTCCCTGGAGAGTCGCAAAGGGTTCCCCAATGCCCAATCACCCTTAATCCAACTCCTCGAACAACTACCACTCCCCCTGAGTTTACAAACCGCAACCGGGCAAATCTTGTCCGAAAATCGGGCTTGGCGTCAGCAGATAGGGTTATCCTGGGAGCAGCCAACTGGGATAGAATCAACCTCGGTTGAATCACCCTCCAATGTAGGTATCCTCAGTCATAACACTCAGCCCGACTCAACCCGCTACTGTGCCAATGGGCAGACAAATCCTCAGGTGACAGAACCATTAGCGGTAGCTGAACCGAACCCCACCCATAAACCGCTCAACAGTAGGGAGAAGCCAGTAACTTGGGGGGTTGGTGATCAAACTCAGCCAACATTCACTTCCCCTAGAGCGATGGGTTTTGACTGTGCAGGCGATCGCACTCACCTCATGACACCCCATGCTCAACATCCAGAACTTGAGTCTCCAGCAACATCTCAGTATCCTCAAGACTCACACAGGGATGGGGAAACCCTAGAAATGACGAAAAAAATCCAGGATCGCCAGTTTGTGTTGACCAAAATGCCTCTACCTCCCTCGTTGTTCCCCGAATTGACAACTGAGGATTGGAAAGACACACCATGGAAAGATACACCATGGCACGTCTGTACCCAACCCGATACAGCCAACCCAACGATCCCGAAAAATACCCTCAATCCCCCTAATTCACAGCTTTGGTTAGTCATGGCGCAAGACGCGACGACTCAACAGCAAGTCGCCCAAGAACTGACTGCCAAAAATGCGGATTTAGTCCAACTCAACCGCCTGAAAGACGAGTTTTTAGCCTATATTAGCCATGAACTGAAGACGCCACTCACCGCCGTTTTAGGATTATCAACCCTGCTCAAAGACCAGTTGTTGGGAGAACTCAACGAACGTCAAGCGCGTTATGCTCGGTTGATTTACCAAAATGGGCGTCAACTGATGGCAGTGGTCAATGATATTCTGGATCTAACGCGCATGGAAACGGGTCAGCTTGAACTGACGTTAGAACCAGTGCAGATTCAAAGCCTGTGCGATCGCGCTTATCAACAAGCACTCCAAGTCTACTCAGACAACAATCCCAACCACGAAGGCGCAACCCCCGACATCTCCTTTGTATTAGACATCGAACCCGGTCTAGACACCATCATTGCCGATGAACTGCGGCTGCGGCAAATGCTGGCACACCTGCTATCCAATGCACTCAAATTTACTGATAGCCAAAACACCGTAGGTTTAAAGGTTAACAATCAAGATGGCTGGATAGCCTTTACCATCTGGGACACAGGGATTGGCATTCCCGAAGACAAGCAGCACTTGATTTTCCAGAAATTCCAGCAGTTGGAAGAACCGCTCACTCGTCAGTTTGAGGGGACAGGGTTAGGATTAGTCTTAACCCAACGCTTGGCTCGCTTGCATGGAGGAGATATCTCGTTTATCTCTAAAAACGGCAACGGTAGCGAGTTTACCCTGCTCCTTCCCCCCTGTCCTCCTTCTGGCAAAGATTTGGCAGAGACTGAGGACTGGGGACAGACAAACACCAACGTCCCATCCCCCAATCGTAACCGCTTGGTGTTAATTGTCGAAACTGTACCCCGGTATCTAGAAAGCCTGACGGTGCAGCTAAAACATTTAGGCTACTGGGTAGTCAATGCTCGTTCTGGTCCAGAAGCACTTTCCAAAGCTCGTAGCTTACAACCGAGCATCATTTTACTCAATCCTCTCCTCCCACAAGTTTCGGGTTGGGATGTACTGACATTACTCAAGTCTGATCCGCAAACCCGTCACATCCCCATCTTAGTTACAGCAACTCAAGCTGAAAAAGAACAGGCTGATCAAAATAACGCCGATGGCTTCTTAAGTTTACCGGTTCAAGAGGAAGCATTAGCGACAAGTCTGATCCACTTGGGTAAACATCAGCCTCCCGCCACTCAGGTACTAACGCTGCTTTATGTCAGTGCGGGGTTAGTCGAGGTTCCCCCGGAATCGTCAAGACTAATTTCTCAGTTAACTGATATACTCAGTTGCCAACATTCAGATCTAAGATACCGGGTATTGGAAGCTGATGATTTAGAACAAGCAGAATTATTGGCGCGGGTTTGGCATCCAGATATCGTTTTGCTGGATGGGGCTGGGATCAATGATGCCCCAGGTTACTTTAAAACCTATTTGTTATATCCCACATTAGCGGATCTACCCCTGATTACCCTGGATCATCAAACCACGCAAGCTGCCAATCAAGCGATCGGTCTTTCTGTCTATCCTTGTTTAGCACCGGATAACCCCCAGAAAATTACCACACTGCTGGAAGTGATTCAAATTGCGGCGGGAGTGAGTCGCAAGTCAAGCCTTCTCATTTTTGATCTGGGCGACACTCAAGGGATTAGTCCCAATGGCTTCAACACGAATCCTGTCACACCTTACACCCCTTGGCTACGGGCATTGATTCAATATCTACAAGCGACTGGATTTAGGAGTCTATTATCCCACTGTTGGTCAGATGTCTACCATCAACTTCAACAACAAATGGTTGATGTACTGTTGATTCGGATCAAAGATATTCGGGATTATTCAGGCGTGGTTCAAGGATTAAGATCGTTGAGTCAGATACCCAATCGACCCCCGATTCTTTTACTGGATCATCGATTGCCCGATTTATCCCTCAATGTTGGAGTTTCTGAGTCAGATCAGATAATGATAGAATTCGAGTCGCAATTGCAAAGCCTTGCTACTAAAATTTTGCCCGGACGTTCCTATTCCATGAGTCAATTGCTCGAACAAATTTATCTGGTTCTAGCCTAA
- the kaiB gene encoding circadian clock protein KaiB: MSPLKKTYVLKLYVAGNTPHSVTALKTLKNILEQEFQGVYALKVIDVLKSPQLAEEDKILATPTLAKVLPPPVRKIIGDLSDREKVLIGLDLLYEELRDGDIDF, from the coding sequence ATGAGTCCCTTAAAAAAAACTTATGTCCTCAAGCTTTATGTGGCTGGGAATACTCCCCACTCAGTTACAGCATTGAAAACCCTCAAAAATATCCTGGAACAGGAATTTCAAGGGGTTTACGCCCTGAAAGTGATTGATGTTCTCAAAAGTCCTCAACTTGCCGAGGAAGATAAAATTTTGGCAACGCCAACTCTAGCGAAAGTTTTACCCCCTCCGGTGCGAAAAATTATTGGGGATCTGTCTGATCGCGAAAAAGTCTTAATCGGATTGGATCTGCTTTATGAAGAACTTCGGGATGGAGACATAGATTTTTAG
- a CDS encoding Uma2 family endonuclease, translating into MIRLPTQSNPPPFPRQTLPTMYDLPSDNPEDPGLPDEFHFFQPLLLLLTFQPTNWNWEQVFSACDLNLYYDVNHTHWYKRPDWFGVVGIPRLYEQRDLRLSYVIWQEEISPFVVVELLSPGTEDEDLGQTVQQTGNPPTKWQVYEQILRVPYYVIFSRYTHELSIFRLIEGNYQQVNLTDNRFFMPELGLSLGLWSGRFREINGQWLRWMTPSGELIPTDNEQATVAQQRAIAAQEQAILAQQRAIAAEERAQQEAQLAQLAQERAQQLAQRLRELGIDPDNL; encoded by the coding sequence ATGATTCGTCTGCCCACCCAATCCAATCCCCCACCTTTCCCCCGGCAAACCTTGCCGACAATGTATGATTTACCCAGTGATAATCCGGAGGACCCTGGATTGCCCGATGAGTTTCACTTTTTTCAACCTCTGCTACTCCTTTTAACCTTTCAACCCACTAATTGGAATTGGGAGCAGGTGTTTTCTGCCTGCGATTTGAATCTTTATTACGATGTCAATCATACTCACTGGTACAAGCGTCCCGATTGGTTTGGCGTTGTCGGGATTCCGCGCTTGTATGAACAGCGAGATTTGCGCTTAAGTTATGTGATTTGGCAAGAAGAAATTAGTCCCTTTGTGGTGGTAGAGTTATTATCTCCCGGTACAGAGGATGAGGATTTGGGACAGACGGTACAACAAACGGGAAATCCACCCACAAAATGGCAGGTTTATGAACAGATTTTGCGAGTACCGTACTATGTAATTTTTAGCCGCTATACTCATGAGCTTTCCATCTTTCGTTTAATTGAAGGGAATTATCAACAGGTGAATTTAACCGATAATCGGTTTTTCATGCCAGAGTTAGGGTTAAGCTTGGGATTGTGGTCAGGACGGTTTCGTGAGATTAACGGACAATGGTTGCGATGGATGACGCCTTCAGGAGAGTTGATTCCCACGGATAATGAGCAAGCAACTGTGGCCCAACAACGGGCGATCGCGGCACAAGAACAAGCTATATTAGCCCAACAACGGGCGATCGCTGCCGAAGAACGCGCCCAACAGGAAGCCCAACTCGCACAATTAGCCCAAGAACGTGCCCAGCAATTGGCGCAACGGTTGCGAGAATTAGGCATTGATCCAGACAATTTATAA
- a CDS encoding SAM hydrolase/SAM-dependent halogenase family protein has product MSQTPIITLLSDFGINDVYVGVMKGVIAQINPAITIIDLTHEIPRQNIAAARFNLMNAYPYFPDRTIHIAVVDPGVGSQRRAIALQADDGFLVGPDNGLFSGILTQSTIVFAVELTNPEFWRTPTPSQTFHGRDIFAPVGAYLASGVSLDELGSVIEPSTLVQLPIPELTTTATGITGSIQYIDHFGNLISNIPAADVRGKTWLVTVNQRQIPTGQTYSDRPLGELIALIGSHGWVEIAVNGGSAQSELQLELGNRIDVAVATEIKG; this is encoded by the coding sequence ATGTCCCAAACCCCAATCATCACCCTATTAAGTGACTTTGGCATCAACGATGTCTACGTGGGAGTCATGAAAGGCGTCATCGCCCAAATTAACCCAGCCATCACGATCATCGATCTCACCCACGAGATTCCTAGACAAAACATCGCCGCTGCCCGATTTAACCTGATGAACGCCTATCCCTATTTTCCCGATCGCACCATCCATATCGCTGTAGTTGATCCGGGTGTAGGTAGTCAGCGCCGTGCGATCGCGCTACAAGCGGATGACGGTTTCCTCGTCGGACCTGATAATGGATTGTTTAGCGGTATTTTAACCCAAAGTACGATTGTTTTTGCTGTTGAACTCACTAACCCAGAATTTTGGCGCACCCCCACCCCGAGTCAAACATTCCATGGTCGAGATATATTTGCCCCTGTTGGCGCATATCTTGCCAGTGGTGTTTCCTTAGACGAGTTGGGATCAGTGATCGAACCTAGCACTCTGGTACAATTGCCAATTCCGGAACTAACCACAACCGCGACTGGGATCACCGGTTCTATCCAGTATATTGACCATTTCGGCAACCTAATCAGCAATATTCCCGCTGCTGACGTGAGGGGAAAAACTTGGTTAGTCACGGTAAATCAGCGCCAGATACCCACGGGTCAAACCTATAGCGATCGCCCCCTCGGAGAACTGATCGCCCTAATTGGGAGTCACGGTTGGGTCGAAATTGCTGTGAATGGCGGTAGCGCTCAATCTGAGTTGCAGTTAGAGTTAGGAAATAGGATAGATGTGGCTGTCGCCACTGAAATCAAAGGTTAA
- a CDS encoding circadian clock protein KaiA → MHPQLSIGIFVRSPALAQSLSQVLSGDRYVLSITNSASEFLEFVEQKQQHIDCLVLQDDDSLPPVINQLYEQGTLLPLVIFPKESKNNDSFVVTNAQSNPIQTTVRCTPGEVHYLFHAAEVRLDSSQVSDLEHALEQAITQFLSLSPNCNLPTLLANADKKTEEIHRGSLMKQQYRLSEKLKERLGYLGVYYKRNPQFFFRYLPQNEKSKLIEQLKSDYRDIVLMYFSQDTAINQLIDNLVNEAFFADISVSKIVEIHMDLMDDFAQQLKLEGRSEDILTDYRLTLIDVIAHLGEMYRRSIPREL, encoded by the coding sequence TTGCATCCTCAACTGTCAATTGGTATTTTTGTTCGTTCCCCAGCCCTGGCGCAGTCACTGAGCCAGGTTTTAAGTGGCGATCGCTATGTTTTATCGATCACGAACTCAGCCTCTGAGTTTCTGGAGTTCGTGGAACAAAAACAGCAGCATATCGATTGTTTAGTGCTGCAAGATGACGACTCCTTACCACCCGTTATTAATCAGTTGTACGAACAAGGAACCCTACTTCCTCTAGTTATTTTTCCAAAAGAATCAAAAAACAATGATTCTTTTGTTGTCACAAATGCTCAGTCAAACCCAATTCAGACAACCGTTCGTTGTACTCCAGGGGAGGTGCATTATTTGTTTCACGCCGCTGAAGTTCGACTCGATAGTAGCCAAGTCTCTGACCTAGAACATGCTCTGGAACAGGCAATTACCCAGTTCCTTTCCCTTTCTCCGAACTGCAACTTGCCCACTCTTCTGGCTAATGCGGATAAGAAAACCGAGGAAATTCATCGGGGTTCTTTAATGAAGCAGCAGTATCGGTTATCGGAAAAACTCAAAGAGCGACTGGGATATCTCGGTGTGTACTATAAACGAAATCCTCAGTTTTTCTTTCGCTATTTACCTCAAAATGAAAAAAGTAAACTGATCGAACAGCTTAAGAGTGATTATCGTGACATTGTTTTAATGTACTTCAGTCAAGACACCGCGATTAACCAGTTAATTGATAACTTGGTAAATGAAGCATTTTTTGCCGATATATCCGTTTCTAAAATTGTAGAAATTCACATGGATTTGATGGATGATTTTGCACAACAACTCAAGCTAGAGGGTCGCAGTGAAGATATTCTCACCGATTATCGTCTAACACTGATCGATGTAATTGCTCATTTAGGTGAAATGTATCGTCGCTCGATTCCCAGAGAGTTATAA
- a CDS encoding DUF2301 domain-containing membrane protein, which yields MVLQQQWDSEVYQGQFGEFTITDSDRVGVIVYRTSLMIAALSFAIGSGLVLWQPDNPTIVTALTPLYGLFCVALGVSLATIHIYLAPLHRLLQLFWGIGTISAGVFAIQSSEPLALFVYNQPVTLFGIGFVFVALTGIYFKEAFCFNRFETKLLTPLVPVLLLGHLVNMLPATAEQMILGLWTVLFLVFAVRKAMQPIPPDIGDKSVFAYLKQQRAAQS from the coding sequence ATGGTATTACAGCAACAATGGGACTCTGAGGTGTACCAGGGTCAATTTGGCGAATTTACGATTACCGACAGCGATCGCGTAGGGGTTATTGTATACCGAACTAGCCTGATGATCGCGGCATTGAGTTTTGCGATCGGTAGTGGTTTGGTCTTGTGGCAACCGGATAATCCCACCATTGTAACCGCCCTCACGCCCCTGTATGGCTTGTTCTGTGTAGCGTTAGGCGTAAGTTTGGCAACGATTCATATCTATTTAGCCCCCCTACACCGCCTCCTACAACTGTTTTGGGGAATTGGCACGATTTCGGCTGGTGTGTTTGCCATCCAGAGTAGCGAACCCCTCGCCCTTTTCGTGTATAACCAACCCGTTACCCTGTTCGGGATTGGCTTTGTGTTTGTGGCGTTAACCGGGATTTACTTTAAAGAAGCCTTTTGTTTTAACCGCTTTGAAACCAAACTGCTGACTCCCTTAGTACCCGTCTTGTTACTGGGACATTTAGTTAATATGTTACCCGCCACGGCGGAACAGATGATTTTAGGACTTTGGACAGTTCTATTTTTAGTCTTTGCGGTGCGTAAGGCAATGCAGCCAATTCCCCCTGACATTGGCGATAAGTCAGTGTTTGCCTATCTTAAACAACAACGGGCGGCTCAATCCTAA
- a CDS encoding glucose 1-dehydrogenase: MSLPGKVAIVTGGGQGIGKAIAKAFLEQGMNVAIAEIDPEAGTATAAEFQPLGAIQFIQTDISNEESVKQAIQATQNQWGRIDVLVNNAAIANPENPPITELSLDDWNHKLTTNLTGAFLCTKYTVPYLKQNQGIIINIASTRAFMSEPNTEAYAAAKGGIVALTHALAISLGPDIRVNCISPGWIDVSEWQKPSTRHQLQLTPQDHQQHPAGRVGKPEDIAAFAVYLAASPATFITGANFVIDGGMTRKMMYS; the protein is encoded by the coding sequence ATGAGCTTGCCAGGAAAAGTTGCCATTGTTACCGGAGGCGGACAAGGGATTGGTAAGGCGATCGCGAAAGCCTTCTTAGAACAGGGGATGAATGTCGCGATCGCAGAAATTGATCCAGAAGCCGGAACAGCTACAGCCGCCGAGTTTCAACCCCTTGGTGCAATTCAATTTATTCAAACGGATATTTCCAATGAAGAGTCCGTGAAACAGGCGATTCAAGCCACCCAAAATCAATGGGGGAGAATCGATGTCTTGGTCAATAATGCGGCGATTGCCAATCCCGAAAATCCGCCAATCACAGAACTCAGTTTAGACGATTGGAATCACAAGCTAACGACTAATCTAACTGGGGCATTTCTTTGTACCAAATATACTGTTCCCTATCTCAAGCAAAACCAAGGCATAATTATTAATATTGCTTCGACTAGAGCGTTTATGTCTGAACCGAATACAGAAGCGTATGCGGCGGCTAAAGGCGGAATTGTCGCCTTAACTCATGCCCTCGCCATTAGCCTCGGTCCAGATATTCGAGTCAATTGTATTAGTCCAGGATGGATAGATGTTAGTGAATGGCAAAAGCCCTCAACTAGACATCAACTCCAATTAACCCCCCAGGATCATCAACAACATCCGGCGGGTAGAGTGGGCAAACCCGAAGACATTGCCGCATTTGCTGTTTATCTCGCCGCTTCTCCAGCCACATTTATCACGGGTGCGAATTTTGTCATTGATGGCGGGATGACCCGGAAAATGATGTACTCGTAA